In one window of Clupea harengus chromosome 4, Ch_v2.0.2, whole genome shotgun sequence DNA:
- the bhlhe23 gene encoding class E basic helix-loop-helix protein 23, with protein MNASEENLLKSISNDTLLDLTQRYGQSSFGFGAGHGAGSPGRYPLTPAADFLSGQTAKSNESGGEQTSEDDDGFDHLDSRKRGSGFDDDKLSSLAKKPKEQRSLRLSINARERRRMHDLNDALDGLRGVIPYAHSPSVRKLSKIATLLLAKNYILMQAQALEEMRRLVSYLNQGQTITSPIPTALAPFGQTAVYPFSSTALASCVEKCTSYSGTPSSLFKHCNDKP; from the coding sequence ATGAATGCTAGTGAGGAGAACCTGCTCAAATCCATCAGCAATGATACATTGCTGGACCTCACTCAACGCTACGGCCAGTCCAGCTTTGGCTTCGGAGCTGGCCATGGTGCTGGAAGTCCAGGGCGATACCCACTCACTCCCGCTGCTGATTTTCTCTCCGGCCAGACAGCGAAGTCGAACGAAAGCGGTGGGGAGCAAACTAGTGAGGACGATGACGGGTTCGATCATTTGGACTCAAGGAAGAGAGGTTCGGGGTTTGACGACGACAAACTCTCATCGCTGGCCAAGAAGCCCAAAGAACAGAGGTCGCTGCGGTTGAGCATCAATGCAAGGGAGAGAAGACGAATGCATGATCTCAACGACGCTTTGGACGGCTTGAGGGGTGTGATTCCATACGCGCACAGTCCGTCGGTGAGAAAACTATCCAAAATCGCCACTTTGCTCTTGGCCAAGAACTACATCCTCATGCAGGCTCAAGCGTTGGAGGAGATGCGACGGCTGGTGTCTTATCTAAATCAGGGACAGACCATAACCTCGCCGATACCTACGGCGCTCGCACCTTTTGGACAAACGGCTGTGTATCCTTTCTCCAGCACGGCACTGGCCTCCTGCGTCGAAAAATGTACCTCTTATTCCGGGACACCCTCGAGTCTTTTCAAACACTGCAATGACAAGCCTTGA